In one window of Planifilum fulgidum DNA:
- the rpsO gene encoding 30S ribosomal protein S15: MALSQERKRQIIEEFKIHENDTGSPEVQVAILTERINELNEHLREHKKDHHSRRGLLKMVGQRRNLLNYLKEKDITRYRKLIERLGLRR, from the coding sequence ATGGCGCTGTCCCAAGAGCGGAAGCGGCAGATCATCGAAGAATTCAAGATCCACGAAAACGATACCGGATCCCCTGAAGTGCAAGTCGCCATCTTGACCGAACGCATCAACGAGTTGAACGAGCATTTGCGGGAGCACAAGAAGGATCACCACTCCCGCCGGGGTTTGCTGAAGATGGTCGGTCAACGGCGCAATCTGCTCAACTACCTGAAGGAAAAGGACATTACGAGGTACCGGAAACTGATCGAGAGGCTGGGGCTGAGAAGGTGA